In the Clupea harengus chromosome 16, Ch_v2.0.2, whole genome shotgun sequence genome, one interval contains:
- the LOC105899475 gene encoding dentin sialophosphoprotein-like, which yields MNSNPTAGKSTNTSDVSNEGEPAGDFEDLTKLIGPMDLGGGTEKRPVLPSAQVSTVRSDRVSVDDTQQPCRESDSAPKPDESADPDHHADPSSGSPRQSGDADHTFSDDSKSPLLHMRNVEGTCENERDTNTGTGKANQSTINKSPSAAAGKVNRKYAVKSSKTSDVSKEGEPTCNVQDKKKLFYQGSGPRKRPHSPSVQVEKHEAKKEKKQEANRKIRVSDSSSGSHHTFRDDSNESANPDHHADPSSGSPKQSEVADHTLSDDSKSPLSHIRNMEGTCENERDTNTGTVKQNQSTINKSPSGPAGNVSTDATVNQAQMPPMAQPALTPQPALTPQLFLTSPPQLLLKTAAPGPDGSASPRSGLADDGRPRSCSATDAVAPLPPHSIHLTSTLPSLLGCILIRDEKEGTCDNERDTNTGTVKQNQSTINKSPSGSTGNVSTETTDTLSCERQEESVNVEDNSSGKPITTGSQDTHTAATHTCDRSSDAEDRVTGDVQDDKMDNTVGLINDDVTSIPTHEGQKERIGEGGSLDGQSSNSVQDKPSVHDGVKQHEQINSNLTAVKSTTTSDVPKEEEPTDDVEGNGKKFDENTTLNQTTRNDPMNGPGPFKESDSAPKPDESADPDHHADPSSGSPRQPGDAYHTFSDDSKSPLFHMRGVEGTCENERDTNTGTVKQNQSTINKSPSGSAGNVSTDATDTLSCERLQESVNVGYKSSGKPIITGSQDTHTAATHTCDRSSDAEDRVTGDVQDDKMDTTVGLINDDVSNTHIQEGQKEGIEEEGSLDGQSSNSVQDKPSVHDGVKQHEQINSNLTAVKSTTTSDVSNEGELTGDVQDPPKQLGAMDLAGGTEKRPGLPSAQVSTVRSERKSVDDTQQPCRESDSAPKPDESADPDNHVNPSSGSSRQSGDAEALTDDIKSPDSHMRNVEGTCENERDTNIGTVKQNQSTIIKSPSESAGNVSTDATDTQSCERQEESVNVGDNSSGKPIITGSQATHTAEIHTCDRSSDAEDGVTGDVQDDKMDTTVGLINDDVSNTHIQEGQKEGIEEEGSLDGQS from the coding sequence ATGAACAGCAATCCCACAGCTGGAAAGAGCACAAACACTTCTGATGTTTCCAATGAAGGTGAACCTGCAGGTGATTTTGAAGACCTTACAAAACTAATAGGACCAATGGACCTAGGAGGTGGTACAGAGAAAAGGCCAGTCTTACCTTCAGCTCAGGTTTCTACTGTGAGGAGTGATAGAGTGTCAGTAGATGATACACAACAGCCCTGTAGGGAATCAGACTCTGCACCAAAGCCTGATGAGAGTGCTGATCCTGATCATCATGCAGATCCCTCCTCTGGATCTCCCAGACAGTCTGGAGACGCTGATCATACATTTAGTGATGACAGTAAGTCCCCTCTTTTACACATGAGGAACGTGGAGGGCAcgtgtgagaatgaaagagacacaaacacagggacaggGAAAGCAAACCAGAGTACCATCAACAAATCCCCCTCTGCAGCAGCAGGAAAAGTTAACAGGAAATATGCAGTAAAGAGCTCAAAAACTTCTGATGTTTCCAAAGAAGGTGAACCTACATGTAACgttcaagacaaaaaaaaactattttaccAAGGAAGTGGTCCCAGGAAAAGGCCACACTCACCTTCAGTTCAGGTTGAGAAACACGaggccaaaaaagaaaagaaacaagaggCCAATAGAAAAATAAGAGTCTCAGATTCCTCCTCTGGATCACATCATACATTTAGGGATGACAGTAATGAGAGTGCAAATCCTGATCATCATGCAGATCCCTCCTCTGGATCGCCCAAACAGTCTGAAGTTGCTGATCATACATTAAGTGATGACAGTAAGTCCCCTCTTTCCCACATCAGGAACATGGAGGGCAcgtgtgagaatgaaagagacacaaacacagggacagtGAAACAAAACCAGAGTACCATCAACAAATCCCCCTCTGGACCAGCAGGAAATGTCAGCACTGATGCCACAGTGAATCAGGCGCAGATGCCCCCGATGGCTCAGCCGGCCCTGACGCCGCAGCCGGCCCTGACGCCGCAGCTGTTCCTTACCTCGCCGCCTCAGCTGCTCTTGAAGACGGCTGCACCCGGCCCTGACGGCTCTGCCAGCCCCCGCTCCGGCCTCGCCGATGATGGCCGCCCCCGCTCCTGCTCCGCCACTGATGCTGTAGCACCCTTGCCGCCGCACTCAATCCATTTAACCTCcacactcccttcactcctGGGGTGCatactcatcagggatgaaaaggAGGGCACGTGTGACAatgaaagagacacaaacacagggacagtGAAACAAAACCAGAGTACCATCAACAAATCCCCCTCTGGATCAACAGGAAATGTCAGCACTGAAACCACAGATACACTATCATGTGaaaggcaggaggagagtgtgaatgtAGAAGACAATTCAAGTGGAAAACCAATTACAACAGGCAGTCAAGATACTCACACAGCAGCAACACATACCTGTGACAGGTCTTCAGACGCTGAGGATAGAGTAACAGGTGATGTTCAAGATGACAAAATGGATAACACTGTAGGGCTCATCAATGATGATGTCACCAGTATACCGACACAtgaagggcagaaagagagaataggggAAGGGGGTAGTTTAGATGGACAATCTTCAAATTCAGTTCAGGATAAACCTTCTGTTCATGATGGAGTGAAACAGCATGAACAAATAAACAGCAATCTCACAGCTGTAAAGAGCACAACAACTTCTGATGTTCCCAAGGAAGAGGAACCTACAGATGATGTTGAAGGCAATGGAAAAAAATTTGATGAAAATACTACATTGAACCAAACAACTCGTAACGATCCCATGAATGGACCGGGCCCCTTTAAGGAATCAGACTCTGCACCAAAGCCTGATGAGAGTGCTGATCCTGATCATCATGCAGATCCCTCCTCTGGATCTCCCAGACAGCCTGGAGACGCTTATCATACATTTAGTGATGACAGTAAGTCCCCTCTTTTCCACATGAGGGGTGTGGAGGGCAcgtgtgagaatgaaagagacacaaacacagggacagtGAAACAGAACCAGAGTACCATCAACAAATCCCCCTCTGGATCAGCAGGAAATGTCAGCACTGATGCCACAGATACACTATCATGTGAAAGGCTGCAGGAGAGTGTGAATGTAGGATACAAATCAAGTGGAAAACCAATCATAACAGGCAGTCAAGATACTCACACAGCAGCAACACATACCTGTGACAGGTCTTCAGACGCTGAGGATAGAGTTACAGGTGATGTTCAAGACGACAAAATGGATACCACTGTAGGGCTCATCAATGATGATGTCAGcaatacacatatacaggaaGGGCAGAAAGAGGGAATAGAGGAAGAGGGTAGTTTAGATGGACAATCTTCAAATTCAGTTCAGGATAAACCTTCTGTTCATGATGGAGTGAAACAGCATGAACAAATAAACAGCAATCTCACAGCTGTAAAGAGCACAACAACTTCTGATGTTTCCAATGAAGGTGAACTTACAGGTGATGTTCAagaccctccaaaacaactggGAGCAATGGACCTAGCAGGTGGTACCGAGAAAAGGCCAGGCTTACCTTCAGCTCAGGTTTCTACtgtgaggagtgagaggaagtCAGTAGATGATACACAACAGCCCTGTAGGGAATCAGACTCTGCACCAAAGCCTGATGAGAGTGCTGATCCTGATAATCATGTAAATCCCTCCTCTGGATCTTCCAGACAGTCTGGAGACGCTGAAGCTTTAACTGATGACATTAAGTCCCCTGATTCCCACATGAGGAACGTGGAGGGCAcgtgtgagaatgaaagagacacaaacataggGACAGTGAAACAAAACCAGAGTACCATCATCAAATCCCCCTCTGAATCAGCAGGAAATGTCAGCACTGATGCCACAGATACACAATCATGTGaaaggcaggaggagagtgtgaatgtAGGAGACAATTCAAGTGGAAAACCAATTATAACAGGCAGTCAAGCTACTCACACAGCAGAAATACATACCTGTGACAGGTCTTCAGACGCTGAGGATGGAGTTACAGGTGATGTTCAAGATGACAAAATGGATACCACTGTAGGGCTCATCAATGATGATGTCAGcaatacacatatacaggaaGGGCAGAAAGAGGGAATAGAGGAAGAGGGTAGTTTAGATGGACAATCTTAA
- the LOC116224210 gene encoding mucin-19-like: MSDRFPKMRTIFCIIFSLFYGTSSKTINVATNGIVTIQPLVEGEIEDILWKHNGNKMVEWDNKALIVSEYLQFKGRIKLDVKTGDVTILNMTKDDIGFYDADLIVQGKLINLKHRVEVTDPVTKAKVTCLSNATLHCEAEGDSLDYSWSGPGLQTAEMRGQTGPQISKENQDSVYTCVVNNTVSDSSVTYHASDCFTSGASNALIDSEYFKFKGRIKLDVKTGDVTILNMTKDDIGFYDADVIIRGKLINLKHRVEVTGNTQRIQKAKQNSKKGKKHRRSKIRISKGAKHRRSKIRIPRTIPDPVTKAKVTCLSNATLHCEAEGDFLDYSWSGPGLQTAEMRGQIGPQISKENQDAVYTCVVNNPVSDSSVTYHASDCFTSGDNQLILGVVCAVIGVIGAVGLGYYCYKKKSKGQKHTGKENKYETTGKIITNQKMEETVLLLPEKHQASSFAVSQKASDQSLNSVEGEPRVDVQGRVKQLEEMAAMSPTTCYVPMSVPRPLKESDSASKSDESADPDHHAKPSSGSPRLSAASAAAPTAPPATAPPAAASASAESTAAAASDEPTGVAASVPAAPAVPATVASAAATIPPAAAAAAPSPAKTAAEETSPPDATPAAIATAPPAPPAATTTTVSVTPPAATTTPTAATATIPAVAAAATAATAATAATAATAATATTTLAAAAANTPSAPKPDESADPDHHADLSSGSPRQSAPSVAALMDPPASASGSAEPAAAAASAEPAAVAASVPDATAAPAVPATVASPATTIPPAAAAAPSPAKTAAEETYPPATTTAPTAPPTATTAPTAPPTATTAPMAPPTATTTPAAAAAPILAVAAAAAAATTPEAATATIPAVAAAAAAATATTTLIASAATTPSAPKPDASADPDHHANPSSGSPRDADHTFSDDSKSPLFHMRNVEGTCENERDTNTGTVKQNQRTINKSPSGSAGNVSTDATDTQSCERQDESVNVEDNSSGKPIITGSKATHTAATNTCDRPSDGVTDSSSGSPRQSRYTDAFIDASKFIAYMNMKWTCGNEKGTNTVEEEQNQIADPSLSGSRGSIRNDDIINTLPHGGQEEGMQVDDSSSVIQTSTDNQDTTFPEEPNTYANYFNTTGDKPTSEVKAIIAMTEGESNSASVKCSITDTDPTDKASPQLSQMMSRV; the protein is encoded by the exons ATGTCTGACAGATTTCCGAAGATGAGGAccattttctgcattattttcaGTCTGTTTTACG GTACATCCTCAAAAACCATCAATGTTGCCACTAACGGAATAGTAACCATACAGCCCCTGGTtgaaggagagatagaagacattctgtggaagcacaatggcaacaagaTGGTGGAGTGGGACAATAAGGCTCTAATCGTCAGTGAATATTTACAATTCAAGGGGCGAATTAAGTTGGACGTAAAAACTGGGGATGTGACTATTCTAAATATGACCAAAGATGACATTGGATTCTATGACGCAGACCTTATCGTTCAGGGAAAGTTAATCAACTTAAAGCACAGAGTTGAAGTAACTG ACCCTGTCACTAAAGCAAAGGTCACCTGCCTAAGCAATGCAACACTTCACTGTGAGGCAGAGGGTGACTCTCTGGACTACAGCTGGTCTGGGCCtggactgcagactgcagagatgaggggTCAGACTGGACCACAGATCAGTAAGGAGAACCAGGACTCAGTCTACACCTGTGTGGTGAACAACACAGTTAGTGACAGCAGTGTGACCTACCATGCTAGTGACTGCTTTACCTCAG GTGCATCCAATGCTCTAATCGACAGTGAATATTTCAAATTCAAGGGGCGAATTAAGTTGGACGTAAAAACTGGGGATGTGACcattttaaatatgaccaaagATGACATTGGATTCTATGACGCAGATGTTATCATTAGAGGAAAGTTAATCAACCTAAAGCATAGAGTTGAAGTAACTG GGAACACGCAAAGGATCCAAAAGGCAAAACAGAATtccaaaaaggggaaaaaacacagaagatcaaaAATCAGAATATCCAAAGGggcaaaacacagaagatcaaaAATCAGAATACCCAGAACGATACCAG ACCCTGTCACTAAAGCAAAGGTCACCTGCCTAAGCAATGCAACACTTCACTGTGAGGCAGAGGGTGACTTTCTGGATTACAGCTGGTCTGGGCCtggactgcagactgcagagatgaggggTCAGATAGGACCACAGATCAGTAAGGAGAACCAGGACGCAGTCTACACCTGTGTGGTGAACAACCCAGTTAGTGACAGCAGTGTGACCTACCATGCCAGTGACTGCTTTACCTCAG GAGATAATCAGCTCATCCTAGGTGTAGTGTGTGCTGTTATTGGAGTCATTGGTGCTGTTGGGTTGGGATACTACTGCTACAAGAAGAAATCAAAAG GGCAGAAACACACTGGAAAAGAGAACAAATATGAGACAACTGGAAAGATTATAACCAACCAAAAGATGGAGGAGACTGTACTACTGCTCCCTGAAAAACATCAAGCTTCATCTTTTGCAGTATCACAAAAGGCCTCTGATCAATCCTTAAACTCAGTTGAAGGAGAACCTAGAGTTGATGTTCAAGGCAGGGTAAAACAATTAGAAGAAATGGCTGCAATGAGCCCAACAACATGTTATGTTCCCATGAGTGTCCCGCGCCCCTTGAAGGAATCAGACTCTGCCTCAAAGTCTGATGAGAGTGCTGATCCTGATCATCATGCAAAGCCCTCCTCTGGATCACCCAGACTGTCTGCTGCTTCTGCCGCTGCTCCCACGGCCCCTCCTGCCACAGCTCCTCCTgccgctgcctctgcctccgctGAGTCCACAGCAGCCGCTGCCTCTGATGAGCCCACAGGAGTCGCTGCCTCTGTCCCGGCTGCTCCTGCTGTTCCGGCCACCGTAGCCTCTGCCGCTGCCACCATCCCCCCTGCAGCCGCcgctgcagctccttctcctgCGAAAACTGCAGCCGAGGAAACCTCTCCTCCTGACGCTACTCCCGCGGCCATTGCTACAGCTCCCCCGgctcctcctgctgctactactactacagttTCCGTGACTCCTCCCGCCGCTACTACAACCCCCACAGCTGCCACTGCTACAATCCCTGCAGTTGCTGCCGCAGCTACCGCAGCTACCGCAGCTACCGCAGCTACCGCAGCTACCGCAGCTACCGCTACTACAACTCTCGCAGCTGCCGCTGCTAATACTCCCTCTGCTCCAAAGCCTGATGAGAGTGCTGATCCTGATCATCATGCAGATCTCTCCTCTGGATCACCCAGACAGTCTGCTCCTTCTGTCGCTGCCCTCATGGATCCTCCTGCGTCTGCCTCTGGCTCCGCTGAGCCCGCAGCAGCCGCTGCCTCCGCTGAGCCCGCAGCAGTCGCTGCCTCTGTCCCGGACGCCACGGCTGCTCCTGCTGTTCCGGCCACTGTAGCCTCTCCCGCTACCACCATCCCCCCCGCCGCcgctgcagctccttctcctgCGAAGACTGCAGCCGAGGAAACCTATCCTCCTGCTACTACTACAGCCCCCACAGCTCCTCCCACCGCTACTACAGCCCCCACAGCTCCTCCCACCGCTACTACAGCCCCCATGGCTCCTCCCACCGCTACTACAACCCCCGCAGCTGCCGCTGCTCCAATTCTAGCAGTTGCTGCCGCAGCCGCCGCTGCTACTACCCCCGAAGCTGCCACTGCTACAATCCCTGCAGTTGCTGCCGCAGCTGCCGCAGCTACCGCTACTACAACTCTCATAGCTTCCGCTGCTACTACTCCCTCTGCTCCAAAGCCTGATGCGAGTGCTGATCCTGATCATCATGCAAATCCCTCCTCTGGATCACCCAGAGATGCTGATCATACATTTAGTGATGACAGTAAGTCCCCTCTTTTCCACATGAGGAACGTGGAGGGCAcgtgtgagaatgaaagagacacaaacacagggacagtGAAACAAAACCAGAGAACCATCAACAAATCCCCCTCTGGATCAGCAGGAAATGTCAGCACTGATGCCACAGATACACAATCATGTGAAAGGCAGGATGAGAGTGTAAATGTAGAAGACAATTCAAGTGGAAAACCAATTATAACAGGCAGTAAAGCTACTCACACAGCAGCAACAAATACCTGTGACAGGCCCTCAGATGGAGTTACAG ATTCCTCCTCTGGATCTCCCAGACAGTCCAGATACACTGATGCTTTTATTGATGCCAGTAAGTTTATAGCTTACATGAATATGAAGTGGACATGTGGAAATGAGAAAGGAACAAACACAGTAGAAGAGGAACAGAACCAAATCGCCGACCCGTCACTCTCTGGATCAAGAGGAAGCATCAggaatgatgacatcatcaacacATTACCACATGGAGGGCAGGAAGAGGGAATGCAGGTTGACGATAGTTCAAGTGTTATCCAGACTTCAACAGATAATCAAGATACAACATTTCCTGAAGAACCAAACACATATGCTAATTATTTCAACACTACTGGTGACAAACCTACAAGTGAGGTTAAAGCTATAATAGCAATGACTGAAGGTGAAAGTAATTCAGCATCTGTGAAGTGCTCCATCACTGATACTGATCCCACTGATAAAGCCAGCCCCCAGCTCAGCCAAATGATGAGCAGAGTCTAg